In Oreochromis aureus strain Israel breed Guangdong linkage group 15, ZZ_aureus, whole genome shotgun sequence, a single genomic region encodes these proteins:
- the tulp4a gene encoding tubby-related protein 4a has protein sequence MFAAVEHGPVLSSDSNILCLSWKGRVPKSEKEKPVCRKRYYEEGWLATGNSRGVVGVTFTSSHCRRDRPTPQRVNFNLRGHNSEVVLVRWNEPFQKLATCDTDGGIFVWIQYEGRWSVELVNDRGAQVSDFTWSHDGTQALISYRDGFVLVGSVSGQRHWSSEINLESHITCGIWTPDDQQVLFGTADGQVIVMDCHGRMLAHILLHESDGIVSMSWNYPSFLVEDSSESDTDSDDYPPPQVHSQKPLLTVSFTSGDINLMNSYDDLSPILIHTALKDVVVQWCSQGDLLAVAGMERTLLPTDTSCPPPSRNAIVKFYNVQGEHIYTLDTPAQRPITTLCWGHRDSRLFLASGPALYVVRVEHRVATLQLLCQQGIATAVKEEKDVAKLTMPSRLCSYVTAAFVPTIKPPIPDPNNMRDFVSYPTAGNERLHCTMKRTEDNPEVGGPCYTLYLEYLGGLVPILKGRRISKLRPEFVIMDPKTDGKTDEIYSNSLISAMIDSCNCSDSSDIELSDDWVGKKSPKISRGSKSPKLPRINIDPRKSPKLSRATQEISRSPRLPIRKPSIGSPSLTRREFPLDDITQQNYLAQVTSNIWGTKFKIVGLATFLPTNLGAVIYKTSLLHLQPRQMTIYLPEVRKISMDYINLPVFSPNVFSEDEDDLPVSGPAGGADDNPPCTVNIPIAPIHSPAQAMSPAQSIGLVQSLLANQNVQLDVLTNSTATSTGGAAGGSDQSQDTILTAQYTVPTRYSSPGQVIFGGLEVGRLVVGPPPSHHPSQQQQQQPTVGGEHEHLLKIKTTRSPPQLAEGDTVVFSAPLELSKMNPPPPYPGTVAAAVAAAAAAAASASASAASSSAASGLGGGASGTPPPGDLCMKKGEFPLHPSGQQQAQYPTPLGYERITTFDSSGNVEEVCRPRTRLVCNQNVYTLQGPGSSATLRVTSSSSSSSADKKLQLPYTSATLNRLTAPRYSIPSGDPPPYPDSANQNSSAGRNPGQRLDSSLIHATLRRNSREAALKVSQMLEPPRPLPPKAKNSTALTASFQQRVPTALYTCSQCSSGSGVGGTAPGSANGIAGGTIIRQDFPPGNGAPHSTVIVHSNSATTLASQSSYNLMSSLEASGAAAGVSSRDRADYVNSAFTEDETLNQSLRHLALGGSDASGLVVKRPPPYQWDPASTEEVWVPQERTATLNSTAPPVPHKPPPLILSPAQHLDVTRLPFVLSPKSPTSPSAASFQAAAAAAAATGYQISLQYPPATAYSGAQLQPIPGSPRPCASPKEVVAPLPFSQQDTTLVLPPGYSANLANLACCPLPPMYPGGSACAGLPIPPIALHTPWGTYNSCPPMPSPAVPLPPKASHLAVDKNVLSPPPPPPPPPPPPPAELQSHGGLQEAMAEAGESFQEVLSLTESPVPQRSEKFSKKNRKRVDGRAEEANVPPLAEGSKSKKEGRALGDFNSLISSPRLGGRDKKKIKGQKEQQLKAKKLSKATANSEFQDSSESEPELFISGDELLNQCQSSKKGWKSKRNLRAASELDEIKCRKANEKEDRGLGSQGFVYVMANKQPLWNEATQVYQLDFGGRVTQESAKNFQIELEGRQVMQFGRIDGNAYILDFQYPFSAVQAFAVALANVTQRLK, from the exons GTGGTATTGGTGCGTTGGAATGAGCCTTTCCAGAAACTGGCCACATGTGACACAGATGGAGGGATTTTTGTTTGGATCCAGTATGAGGGCCGCTGGTCTGTGGAGCTCGTCAATGACCGAGGCGCTCAG GTGAGTGACTTTACCTGGTCCCATGATGGGACCCAGGCTCTTATCTCCTATCGTGATGGCTTCGTCCTGGTGGGCTCTGTCAGTGGGCAAAGACACTGGTCCTCTGAGATCAACCTGGAAAGCCACATTACCTGTGGTATCTGGACCCCAGATGATCAGCAG GTGTTGTTTGGTACTGCAGATGGACAGGTGATAGTGATGGACTGCCACGGGCGCATGCTGGcccatatactgctgcatgagTCCGACGGTATTGTCAGCATGTCCTGGAACTACCCCAGCTTCCTGGTAGAGGACAGCAGTGAGAGCGACACAGATTCTGATGACTACCCCCCACCACAAG TGCACAGCCAGAAACCGCTGCTGACAGTCAGCTTCACCTCTGGAGACATCAATCTGATGAACAGCTATGACGACCTCTCTCCCATCCTCATCCACACTGCTctgaaag ATGTGGTGGTCCAGTGGTGCTCACAGGGGGATCTACTAGCAGTGGCAGGGATGGAGAGGACCCTCCTTCCCACTGACACCTCTTGTCCTCCACCCAGCAGGAACGCCATTGTCAAGTTCTACAATGTTCAAGGCGAACACATCTACACACTGGATACACCAGCACAG CGCCCCATCACTACGCTCTGCTGGGGTCACCGGGACTCTCGTCTGTTCTTGGCATCGGGCCCAGCGCTCTACGTCGTGCGAGTTGAGCATCGCGTCGCcacactgcagctgctgtgccagcAGGGCATTGCCACAGCAGTAAAGGAGGAAAAAGACGTTGCCAAGCTCACCATGCCTTCCCGGCTCTGTTCTTATGTCACTGCCGCTTTTGTTCCCACCATCAAG CCTCCCATCCCAGATCCCAACAACATGAGAGATTTTGTGAGCTATCCGACAGCTGGAAACGAGCGCCTGCACTGCACCATGAAGCGTACGGAGGATAACCCTGAAGTGGGAGGGCCTTGCTACACTCTGTATCTGGAGTACCTAGGAGGTCTGGTCCCTATCCTCAAGGGCCGAAGAATAAGCAAACTTCGGCCTGAGTTTGTCATTATGGATCCCAAGACAGACGGCAAAACAG ATGAGATATACAGCAACAGTCTGATATCAGCCATGATTGACAGCTGTAACTGTTCAGACTCCAGCGACATTGAGCTGAGTGATGACTGGGTTGGCAAGAAATCGCCAAAGATATCCAGGGGTAGCAAGTCCCCCAAACTTCCCAG GATCAACATTGATCCCAGAAAATCTCCCAAACTCTCCCGCGCTACGCAGGAGATCTCCAGGTCACCTCGGTTACCCATACGTAAACCCTCGATTGGGTCTCCCAGTCTAACACGGAGGGAATTTCCTCTAGATGACATCACTCAG CAAAATTACCTTGCTCAGGTTACATCCAATATTTGGGGAACAAAGTTCAAGATAGTGGGACTGGCTACTTTTTTACCCACCAATCTCGGTGCAG TTATCTACAAGACAAGCCTCCTCCATCTGCAGCCCAGACAGATGACCATCTACCTGCCAGAGGTGCGGAAAATCTCCATGGACTACATCAACCTCCCTGTCTTCAGCCCCAATGTTTTTAGCGAGGATGAAGATGACCTGCCTGTTTCAGGCCCTGCTGGCGGTGCTGATGACAACCCACCCTGCACTGTCAACATCCCTATTGCCCCCATCCATAGTCCAGCCCAGGCCATGTCCCCTGCCCAAAGCATTGGTTTGGTCCAGTCACTCCTAGCCAATCAGAATGTTCAGTTGGATGTCCTAACCAATTCCACGGCAACCTCTACTGGAGGGGCTGCTGGTGGGTCAGACCAAAGCCAGGACACCATCTTGACAGCCCAGTACACAGTACCGACCAGGTACTCGAGTCCTGGTCAGGTCATATTTGGGGGACTGGAAGTAGGTCGCCTAGTGGTTGGACCACCACCTTCTCATCATccttcacaacaacaacaacaacagccaa CAGTAGGGGGCGAGCACGAACACTTACTGAAGATCAAAACTACTCGGTCACCTCCACAGCTGGCTGAGGGTGACACGGTGGTGTTCAGTGCCCCTCTAGAGCTAAGCAAGAtgaaccccccacccccctacCCTGGGACAGTGGCTGCTGCtgtggctgctgcagctgctgctgctgcctcagcATCAGCTTCCGCTGCATCTTCCAGTGCTGCGTCTGGATTAGGAGGGGGCGCCAGTGGAACTCCTCCCCCTGGAGACCTTTGCATGAAGAAGGGCGAGTTTCCACTTCATCCTTCAGGCCAGCAACAAGCGCAGTATCCAACACCGCTGGGCTATGAGAGGATAACGACATTTGACAGCAGTGGGAATGTGGAAGAAGTATGTCGTCCTCGAACACGCCTGGTCTGCAATCAGAATGTCTACACGCTTCAAGGACCTGGCAGCTCCGCCACTCTCAGGGTAACCTcgtcttcatcctcctcctcagctgACAAGAAGCTGCAGCTGCCCTACACCTCTGCTACCCTCAACAGACTCACTGCACCTCGCTATTCTATACCCAGTGGAGACCCGCCTCCTTACCCTgattcagccaatcagaacagcTCTGCTGGCAGGAATCCCGGACAGAGGCTTGACAGCAGTTTGATCCACGCCACCCTCAGGAGGAACAGCCGAGAGGCAGCACTCAAAGTTTCCCAGATGCTGGAACCACCTAGACCACTCCCTCCCAAGGCGAAAAACAGTACTGCATTAACAGCCTCGTTCCAACAGAGGGTGCCAACCGCCTTATACACCTGTAGTCAGTGTAGCAGTGGATCTGGTGTTGGAGGCACTGCCCCAGGGAGTGCTAATGGAATAGCGGGAGGAACTATTATCAGACAAGATTTTCCTCCAGGGAACGGAGCACCGCACAGCACAGTCATTGTTCATTCAAACAGTGCTACTACTCTGGCCTCCCAGTCCTCTTATAATCTGATGAGTTCACTTGAAGCGTCTGGAGCTGCAGCAGGGGTAAGCAGCAGAGACAGGGCTGATTACGTTAATTCAGCATTCACAGAGGATGAGACACTGAACCAATCATTGAGGCATCTGGCACTAGGAGGAAGTGATGCATCAGGGCTGGTGGTCAAGCGCCCACCTCCCTATCAGTGGGATCCAGCATCCACAGAGGAGGTGTGGGTTCCTCAGGAACGGACAGCGACTTTAAACTCCACTGCCCCCCCTGTACCACACAAACCACCTCCCCTTATTCTTAGCCCAGCTCAGCACTTGGATGTAACCAGGCTGCCTTTTGTCCTTTCTCCAAAGTCCCCCACAAGTCCCAGTGCTGCATCATtccaagctgctgctgctgctgctgcagctacaGGCTACCAGATCTCACTCCAGTACCCCCCAGCAACTGCCTATTCTGGAGCTCAGCTCCAACCCATCCCAGGTTCTCCACGCCCCTGCGCCTCACCAAAGGAGGTGGTGGCACCTTTGCCCTTTTCACAACAAGATACAACCCTAGTGTTACCACCAGGTTATTCTGCAAATCTGGCCAACCTAGCCTGCTGCCCCCTCCCACCTATGTACCCAGGAGGAAGTGCTTGTGCTGGGCTTCCCATTCCTCCCATTGCCCTCCACACACCCTGGGGTACTTACAATTCTTGCCCACCTATGCCCAGTCCTGCAGTGCCACTACCACCCAAAGCCTCCCACCTGGCAGTAGACAAAAATGTTCTctcaccaccacctcctccgcCACCACCACCTCCGCCACCaccagcagagctgcagagccATGGGGGATTACAAGAGGCCATGGCAGAGGCTGGGGAGAGTTTTCAGGAGGTGCTCTCCCTGACTGAGAGCCCTGTACCGCAGCGATCGGAGAAGTTCAGTAAGAAGAACCGCAAGCGGGTGGACGGTCGGGCTGAGGAGGCTAATGTGCCGCCACTGGCCGAAGGGAGCAAATCCAAAAAAGAGGGCAGAGCTCTGGGTGATTTCAATTCTCTCATTTCCAGTCCACGGCTGGGAGGAAGAGATAAGAAGAAGATCAAGGGACAGAAAGAGCAACAGTTGAAGGCTAAGAAGCTGAGTAAAGCCACTGCCAATAGTGAGTTCCAAGATAGTTCAGAAAGTGAGCCAGAGCTATTTATCAGCGGGGACGAGCTGCTCAATCAGTGCCAGAGCAGTAAAAAGGGTTGGAAGAGTAAGAGGAACCTGAGGGCTGCCAGTGAGCTGGATGAGATCAAGTGTCGAAAAGCCAATGAGAAGGAGGACAGAGGGCTTGGCAGCCAGGGCTTTGTGTATGTCATGGCCAACAAGCAGCCACTGTGGAATGAAGCCACACAGGTCTATCAGCTGGACTTTGGTGGCCGTGTCACCCAGGAGTCCGCCAAGAACTTTCAGATTGAACTGGAGGGGAGACAG GTGATGCAGTTTGGCAGAATTGATGGCAATGCCTACATCCTGGACTTCCAATATCCCTTCTCTGCTGTGCAGGCCTTTGCAGTAGCTTTGGCCAATGTTACTCAACGCCTCAAATGA